Proteins found in one Legionella pneumophila subsp. pascullei genomic segment:
- a CDS encoding CvpA family protein produces MQLQWVDIAIVAIIALSVLTGLFRGFVKELVALCVWVLAIWLGFNYSQSLDPWLSSYIQEQSVRTVIGFIIILFATLFVGGVVNAILSFILKRAGLSGTDRTLGMGFGFLRGVFIVALIMVAVKMTSLPYQEYSQKSKLYARFDPVVALLYSHLPEFIKQVKSVDKTENIIDTVPAS; encoded by the coding sequence ATGCAACTACAATGGGTTGATATAGCAATTGTTGCAATTATCGCTTTATCAGTATTGACCGGCTTGTTTCGTGGCTTTGTAAAGGAACTTGTTGCATTATGCGTATGGGTATTAGCTATTTGGCTAGGTTTTAATTATTCACAAAGCCTGGATCCTTGGTTAAGTTCTTATATACAGGAACAATCAGTACGAACAGTCATTGGATTTATTATTATTCTTTTTGCCACCCTCTTTGTCGGCGGAGTGGTGAATGCAATACTCAGTTTTATCCTAAAACGAGCTGGGTTAAGTGGCACTGATCGAACTTTAGGAATGGGTTTTGGCTTTTTACGCGGAGTTTTTATCGTTGCCCTGATTATGGTTGCAGTCAAAATGACTTCTTTGCCTTATCAGGAGTATTCACAAAAATCCAAACTTTACGCGCGATTTGATCCTGTTGTAGCTTTATTGTATAGCCATTTGCCTGAATTTATAAAGCAGGTTAAATCTGTTGATAAAACGGAAAACATCATTGATACAGTGCCTGCTTCTTAA
- the nadD gene encoding nicotinate-nucleotide adenylyltransferase produces the protein MHSIAIFGGTFDPVHNGHIKTSLAIQANFGFDSYYFLPCKNPTLKAPSCASSEQRVEMLNLALKPYPYFKIDTRELERDTPSYMIYTLQSFRLEYPNSSLTLIIGFDAFLNLPQWYQWEKIISLANLLVINREEFSQQPLAESVQTLLNQYRNDDKNILLNHHAGVICLYNAGRYDIASTRIREQLKQHKDVKNDLPESVYNYIKKQALYQ, from the coding sequence ATGCATAGTATAGCAATATTTGGTGGAACATTTGACCCTGTACATAATGGCCATATCAAGACCAGCTTGGCAATTCAAGCTAATTTTGGCTTTGATTCCTATTATTTTCTACCTTGTAAAAACCCAACACTCAAAGCTCCTTCCTGTGCCAGCAGTGAACAAAGAGTCGAAATGCTAAATCTGGCGCTCAAACCTTATCCATATTTTAAAATAGATACCCGAGAGCTAGAGCGAGATACCCCTTCCTATATGATATACACTTTGCAAAGTTTCAGATTGGAATATCCCAACTCATCCTTAACTCTGATTATTGGATTCGATGCATTTTTAAATTTACCGCAGTGGTACCAATGGGAAAAAATAATATCTCTGGCCAATTTGCTGGTTATTAACAGGGAAGAGTTCTCACAGCAACCTTTAGCAGAATCAGTGCAAACCCTTCTTAACCAGTATAGAAATGATGATAAAAATATACTACTAAATCATCACGCTGGTGTTATTTGCTTATATAATGCAGGGCGCTATGATATAGCTTCAACCAGAATCAGAGAACAATTAAAGCAGCATAAAGATGTGAAGAATGACTTGCCAGAATCGGTGTACAATTACATTAAGAAGCAGGCACTGTATCAATGA
- the holA gene encoding DNA polymerase III subunit delta, with translation MQINQQALTQLLKKKIYPLNILIGQEHYLIDEALNNIKSMLKKSSECDEKILSIQSPEEWHVVLEEANNYSLFYPTVILTIFYDKKTIDAAGKKILGDYLKSVNSHNYIIIRAPNLTAKQLQWLTNDEQTLVVIAQPLTSDAMKRWINEQLKLNTISFDPYVPELIYQYTKGNMLATAQVIEKIALSNTPGSLITPYLALEHLSDQCDFSLFELIDSCLLGHSDKAIHILRQAANNKTEITLVLWMLTQEIRTLLQLLFLMQQKIDIKTASSQLKIWNQRVHYYQSAIKRLNILLLQQLHHYCQSIDDRIKSNSNNQVWNALENISLSLCLGQLLGDACIV, from the coding sequence ATGCAAATAAATCAACAAGCTCTTACTCAGCTTTTAAAAAAAAAAATATATCCGCTTAACATCCTGATTGGGCAAGAACATTATCTTATTGATGAAGCACTCAATAACATAAAATCAATGCTTAAAAAATCATCTGAGTGCGATGAGAAAATTCTATCCATTCAATCACCAGAAGAATGGCATGTCGTTCTGGAGGAGGCAAATAATTACTCTCTGTTTTATCCAACAGTGATTCTAACCATTTTCTATGATAAAAAAACGATAGATGCAGCAGGGAAAAAAATTCTTGGTGACTATCTCAAATCAGTAAATTCTCATAATTATATTATCATCAGAGCCCCTAATCTCACTGCAAAGCAACTTCAGTGGTTAACAAATGATGAACAAACACTGGTTGTCATTGCACAACCACTTACCTCAGACGCAATGAAGAGATGGATTAATGAACAATTAAAATTAAATACTATCTCTTTTGATCCATATGTTCCTGAATTAATTTATCAATACACAAAAGGAAATATGCTAGCTACTGCTCAGGTAATTGAAAAAATTGCTTTGAGCAATACACCTGGCAGCCTAATTACTCCTTACCTGGCCCTTGAACATTTATCAGATCAATGTGATTTCTCTCTTTTTGAACTGATTGATTCATGTCTTCTTGGTCATAGTGATAAAGCAATTCATATTTTAAGGCAAGCAGCCAATAATAAAACAGAAATTACATTAGTATTGTGGATGCTTACTCAAGAAATAAGAACGCTATTACAATTATTATTTTTAATGCAACAAAAGATAGATATCAAGACAGCATCCAGCCAATTAAAAATTTGGAATCAAAGAGTTCATTATTATCAATCCGCCATTAAACGATTAAATATCCTGCTTTTACAACAACTACATCACTATTGCCAATCTATTGATGATAGAATCAAATCCAACTCAAATAATCAAGTATGGAATGCTTTAGAGAACATTTCTCTTTCCTTATGTTTAGGGCAATTATTAGGTGATGCATGCATAGTATAG
- the lnt gene encoding apolipoprotein N-acyltransferase, with protein sequence MKQAALTHSTIIHTSTLNQYSKFVVVFLAGLLAPLGFAPFHLPGLTIVSLAILFSEVLQCTVKQGFTLGFFYGLGYFGLGVSWVIISIHDYGQLDYFLAGIITLLFIMYLSLFPGIVGYLLKLLSPKCNLLTRMLLFSTLWCLSEFIRSKLFTGFPWLLIGVTQIDTPLRYIAPVIGVYGLGLLCSFLGTLLVLIIKDNTIKRYYYLSIFILILITPSLGESIHWTEIKKEPISVGAIQPNLSMRDKWDETLFWNLLKYYENKTDKLLGKNLIVLPESAIPLPASYVEDYLQKLHEKALKAKSSLILGILQPTNHDETNFYNSIISLGEATGAYIKRQLVPFGEYIPKPFIPINRWLNLPEPNVIPGRSNQPLINIANHPIASLICYEIAYPNILRSQMPAAQWIVSISDNGWFGHSLASYQQLQMAQMLSLLTGRYQILVNNDGLSSVINDHGTIVEGLPAFNSGILQTDIFPANGITPWIIWSDYPALIFCIFFALFVIFFNIKQFTEK encoded by the coding sequence ATGAAGCAAGCTGCTTTGACACATTCCACAATAATACACACTTCAACACTAAACCAATATTCAAAGTTCGTTGTTGTATTTTTAGCGGGTTTATTAGCCCCTTTGGGGTTTGCACCTTTCCATCTGCCAGGATTAACCATTGTGAGCCTGGCCATTTTATTTTCTGAAGTTCTTCAATGCACTGTTAAACAAGGATTCACTCTTGGTTTCTTTTATGGGCTAGGATATTTTGGCTTGGGAGTATCATGGGTAATTATCAGTATCCACGACTATGGACAGCTTGATTACTTTCTTGCTGGTATCATCACCTTATTGTTTATCATGTATCTTTCTCTATTTCCTGGAATAGTAGGTTATTTATTAAAATTACTTTCACCCAAGTGCAATTTATTAACACGTATGCTTTTGTTTAGTACCCTTTGGTGCCTGAGCGAGTTCATACGTTCCAAGCTTTTTACAGGATTCCCCTGGTTATTAATTGGTGTAACCCAAATCGATACACCATTGAGATATATCGCACCAGTAATTGGTGTTTACGGACTTGGATTACTATGCTCTTTTTTGGGCACTCTGCTGGTTCTGATAATCAAAGATAATACAATTAAACGCTATTACTACCTTAGCATTTTTATATTGATACTTATTACTCCATCTCTGGGTGAAAGCATACATTGGACAGAAATTAAGAAAGAACCTATTTCCGTTGGCGCAATCCAGCCCAATCTTTCAATGAGAGACAAGTGGGACGAAACTCTCTTTTGGAATTTATTAAAATACTATGAAAATAAAACAGATAAGCTGCTAGGAAAAAATTTAATTGTTCTACCTGAATCGGCTATACCCTTGCCAGCAAGTTATGTTGAAGATTACCTACAGAAACTGCATGAAAAGGCATTGAAAGCCAAAAGCAGTTTAATTTTGGGAATCTTGCAACCTACAAATCATGATGAAACCAATTTTTACAATTCCATCATTAGCTTGGGAGAAGCAACTGGTGCCTATATAAAACGCCAATTAGTGCCGTTTGGTGAATATATACCGAAACCTTTTATACCCATCAATCGTTGGCTCAATCTTCCAGAGCCTAATGTTATTCCCGGCAGATCGAATCAGCCATTAATTAATATTGCCAATCATCCCATTGCCAGTCTAATTTGCTATGAAATTGCTTACCCCAATATCTTGAGGTCACAAATGCCTGCAGCTCAATGGATAGTCTCTATCAGTGATAATGGCTGGTTTGGCCATTCTCTGGCAAGCTACCAGCAATTACAAATGGCCCAAATGCTGTCTTTGCTTACTGGACGATACCAAATACTTGTGAATAATGATGGACTTTCGTCGGTAATTAACGATCATGGAACCATCGTTGAAGGGCTGCCCGCTTTTAATTCAGGAATACTACAAACGGATATTTTTCCTGCAAATGGTATCACCCCCTGGATAATTTGGAGTGACTATCCTGCTCTTATTTTTTGCATATTTTTTGCTCTTTTTGTTATATTTTTTAATATTAAGCAATTTACAGAAAAATAA
- the lptE gene encoding LPS assembly lipoprotein LptE, with protein MTQIYKYLTSLVLIWLLTGCGFHLRGAIDVPEWLDNVAIVSRDGNKELVSILKSQLEGYKIDVNSDPSLAKYWLIINSSRLQQQIVSIGASTNPRQYQLILTIEFMLQTPKGQIIKTPRKINVSRQLTVNNDRILGSNEEQALLVSEMRRDAVIQIINRLNRP; from the coding sequence ATGACTCAGATCTACAAGTATTTAACATCTCTTGTACTCATTTGGCTGCTAACTGGTTGTGGTTTTCATTTACGTGGGGCAATTGATGTCCCTGAATGGCTTGACAACGTAGCTATTGTTTCCAGGGATGGAAATAAAGAACTGGTTTCTATACTCAAATCTCAGCTGGAAGGCTATAAAATTGATGTCAATTCTGATCCATCTCTCGCAAAATACTGGTTAATTATTAATAGCTCTCGTTTACAACAGCAAATTGTCAGCATTGGTGCAAGTACTAATCCGAGACAATATCAATTAATCTTAACGATTGAGTTTATGTTGCAGACCCCCAAGGGACAAATTATTAAAACACCCAGAAAAATCAATGTGAGCCGTCAACTCACCGTCAATAATGACAGGATATTAGGGTCAAATGAAGAACAAGCTCTTTTAGTCAGCGAAATGAGACGAGATGCCGTTATTCAAATCATTAATCGTTTAAACCGACCATAA
- the folC gene encoding bifunctional tetrahydrofolate synthase/dihydrofolate synthase produces the protein MRTPWSEWDLNHWLTHLETRNTQEIQLGLTRVLTVAQKLNLHRPNCKVITVAGTNGKGSTVTALETIYHQSGFRVGSYTSPHLLVFNERIRINLTPIQDKDLCKAFSVIEEVRHPTNLTYFEMATLAALWYFKQHDLDIIILEVGLGGRLDATNIVDTDLAIITTIDFDHQSFLGETLELIGYEKAGILRKNKPFIYADLSPPKSIIEVATQLGTSSYLYGKDYFYQEEANQWWLTCLGEHFDQLAKPKIQLRSAAAAIMACHLLRNDLPVSYDSLEKAMALIYIPGRLQLQKGKTNILYDVSHNPQSVRLLADTVKKINTKGQVHAVFSALKDKDLYGLIMPLKDCVNRWYPAQLHNKRAVSQEKLLSIFREAEIFAEVCYNDPLTAFKMALKQASEEDLIIVYGSFFTVSHVMAAQHNLLEQKENQ, from the coding sequence TTGCGCACACCATGGAGTGAATGGGATTTAAATCACTGGTTGACTCACCTGGAAACCAGAAATACCCAGGAAATACAGCTTGGTTTGACGAGGGTTTTGACTGTAGCACAGAAATTAAATTTGCATCGACCAAATTGCAAGGTAATCACTGTTGCAGGAACAAATGGTAAAGGTTCTACAGTCACAGCACTTGAAACCATCTATCATCAATCGGGTTTTCGGGTCGGCTCTTATACTTCACCTCATCTTCTTGTGTTTAATGAACGAATTCGAATTAATCTAACACCAATTCAAGATAAGGATTTATGTAAGGCTTTTTCTGTTATTGAAGAAGTACGTCATCCTACCAATTTAACCTATTTTGAAATGGCAACTCTTGCCGCCTTATGGTATTTCAAACAACATGATCTGGATATCATAATTCTTGAAGTAGGCCTGGGCGGGCGACTGGATGCTACAAACATTGTTGATACTGATTTAGCGATTATCACTACTATCGACTTTGATCATCAGAGCTTTCTGGGTGAAACACTTGAATTGATAGGGTATGAGAAAGCCGGGATACTAAGGAAAAATAAACCTTTTATCTACGCAGATCTCTCTCCACCAAAAAGTATCATTGAGGTTGCGACTCAACTGGGAACATCATCCTATTTATATGGTAAAGACTATTTTTATCAGGAAGAAGCCAACCAATGGTGGCTTACTTGTCTGGGTGAGCACTTTGATCAATTGGCCAAGCCAAAAATTCAACTTCGGTCGGCAGCAGCAGCTATAATGGCTTGTCATTTATTGCGAAATGATTTGCCTGTATCCTATGATAGCCTGGAGAAGGCGATGGCGCTCATTTATATCCCAGGGCGATTGCAATTACAAAAAGGAAAGACTAATATTTTGTACGATGTATCTCATAATCCGCAGTCAGTTCGATTACTTGCAGATACTGTAAAAAAAATCAATACAAAAGGACAAGTTCATGCAGTTTTCTCTGCTTTAAAGGACAAGGATCTTTATGGATTGATTATGCCTTTAAAGGATTGTGTTAATCGATGGTATCCTGCACAATTACATAATAAGCGTGCGGTAAGTCAAGAGAAATTGCTTTCTATATTCAGGGAAGCAGAAATTTTTGCAGAAGTTTGTTATAATGACCCACTTACAGCGTTTAAAATGGCATTAAAGCAGGCGTCAGAGGAAGATTTAATTATTGTTTATGGTTCATTTTTTACGGTTAGTCATGTAATGGCTGCCCAACATAATCTTTTGGAGCAGAAGGAGAATCAATGA
- the leuS gene encoding leucine--tRNA ligase: MDNTYNPQEVEEQAQQYWHKKQSFNVTEDLNKEKFYCLSMFPYPSGTLHMGHVRNYTLGDVIARYQRALGKNVLQPIGWDAFGLPAENAAIKNKIPPAEWTRKNIAAMKEQFLRLGNAYDWKREIATCDPEYYRWEQWFFIRLFEKGLVYKKNAVVNWDPVDQTVLANEQVVDGRGWRSGALVERKEISQWFIKITSYADELLSSLDSLDEWPAQVKQMQRNWIGKSIGTEIYFNVNNYPKRLKIYTTRPDTLMGATYLAVATDHPLAKEAASNNKKVQEFLDSCQGIKMAEAELATMEKRGIDTGMVAIHPITGKELPIWVANFVLMQYGSGAVMAVPAHDQRDWEFAQKYQLPVKQVIKPVDIEHDFNQSAYTEEGVLINSDQFDNLPSTKAIQAITNFLEENDAGKATINYRLRDWGVSRQRYWGTPIPMIICEQCGIVPVPDEELPVVLPENVDFTGTGSPLAHCKEFVNVTCPKCGQDATRETDTFDTFVESSWYYARFACKGQENAMLDDRAKYWTPVDQYIGGIEHAVMHLLYARFFHKLMRDEGLVNSDEPFKALLTQGMVLKDGHKMSKSLGNVVDPNHLINTYGADTARLFVMFASPPEQSLEWSDSGVEGAHRFLKRVWAFSHQHRDMLIDINDSILSGNGHVDWKEAESRLKKSRHIVHQILAQATHDYDRNQFNTVVSGCMKLFNEISDYSIETENDKFFIHSSISILLRLLAPITPHICHCLWQQLGFDKAIIDAPWPRVDKSALKTDEVDYVVQVNGKLRAQFTASTDATEEELIAAAKEHAHNFIVNHTIKKAIIVPHRQLINLVIG; the protein is encoded by the coding sequence ATGGATAATACCTATAACCCCCAAGAAGTTGAAGAACAAGCACAACAATATTGGCATAAGAAGCAATCATTTAATGTTACTGAAGATTTAAACAAAGAGAAGTTTTATTGCTTATCCATGTTTCCCTATCCCAGTGGCACGTTGCATATGGGGCATGTGAGAAACTACACTCTCGGTGATGTCATAGCCCGATATCAGCGGGCATTGGGAAAAAATGTCTTGCAACCCATAGGCTGGGATGCTTTTGGATTGCCTGCCGAAAATGCCGCTATCAAGAATAAAATTCCTCCTGCAGAATGGACCAGGAAAAATATTGCCGCCATGAAAGAACAATTTCTACGTCTGGGAAATGCTTATGACTGGAAAAGAGAAATTGCTACCTGCGACCCCGAATATTATCGCTGGGAGCAATGGTTTTTTATTCGTTTATTTGAAAAAGGCTTAGTTTATAAGAAGAACGCCGTTGTAAACTGGGATCCTGTTGATCAAACAGTACTGGCTAATGAACAGGTAGTTGACGGTCGTGGGTGGCGTTCAGGTGCGTTGGTTGAGCGCAAGGAAATTTCTCAGTGGTTTATTAAAATTACCTCCTATGCTGATGAGCTTTTAAGTTCTTTAGATAGCCTGGATGAATGGCCTGCGCAAGTAAAACAAATGCAACGCAATTGGATTGGGAAATCCATAGGCACAGAAATTTATTTCAATGTAAATAATTATCCTAAACGATTGAAAATTTACACTACCCGCCCAGATACGTTGATGGGAGCAACCTATCTTGCTGTAGCAACAGATCATCCATTAGCAAAAGAAGCTGCTTCCAACAATAAAAAGGTTCAGGAATTCCTCGATAGTTGTCAGGGAATTAAAATGGCTGAAGCAGAACTGGCAACTATGGAAAAAAGAGGGATTGATACTGGAATGGTTGCAATCCATCCTATAACAGGTAAAGAGTTGCCCATATGGGTAGCTAATTTTGTTTTAATGCAATATGGTTCTGGCGCAGTCATGGCAGTTCCTGCGCATGATCAGCGCGATTGGGAATTTGCACAAAAATACCAATTACCTGTCAAGCAAGTAATCAAACCTGTAGACATTGAGCATGATTTTAATCAATCAGCTTATACTGAAGAAGGTGTACTGATTAACTCGGATCAGTTTGATAATCTACCCTCTACCAAAGCGATTCAAGCTATCACAAACTTTCTGGAAGAAAATGATGCTGGCAAAGCTACTATTAATTATCGTTTAAGAGATTGGGGCGTTTCCAGACAAAGATATTGGGGAACTCCTATCCCCATGATAATCTGTGAACAATGCGGTATTGTTCCAGTCCCTGATGAAGAATTACCTGTTGTTCTACCAGAAAATGTTGATTTTACCGGTACCGGCTCACCACTTGCGCATTGCAAAGAATTTGTTAATGTAACATGTCCAAAATGTGGTCAGGATGCAACCCGAGAAACGGATACGTTTGATACCTTTGTTGAATCCTCATGGTACTATGCTCGCTTTGCTTGCAAAGGTCAGGAAAATGCCATGCTTGATGACCGAGCTAAATATTGGACACCAGTAGACCAATATATTGGTGGAATTGAACATGCTGTGATGCATCTGCTGTATGCTCGTTTTTTTCATAAATTGATGCGTGATGAAGGATTAGTCAATTCCGATGAACCTTTTAAAGCTTTATTAACTCAGGGTATGGTTTTAAAAGACGGACATAAAATGTCAAAATCATTAGGTAATGTGGTTGATCCAAACCATCTTATCAATACCTACGGAGCTGATACCGCTCGCTTATTTGTCATGTTTGCATCCCCTCCCGAGCAATCACTGGAATGGTCAGATTCTGGCGTCGAAGGTGCGCACCGTTTTCTAAAACGAGTTTGGGCTTTTTCTCATCAGCATAGAGACATGCTCATTGACATTAATGATAGTATTTTAAGTGGAAATGGTCATGTCGATTGGAAAGAAGCAGAATCTCGCTTAAAAAAATCACGTCATATTGTGCATCAAATACTTGCTCAGGCAACTCATGACTATGACCGGAATCAATTTAACACGGTTGTTTCTGGTTGTATGAAGTTATTTAATGAAATATCTGATTATTCCATTGAAACTGAAAATGATAAATTTTTTATACACTCAAGCATTAGTATATTGCTAAGGCTACTCGCTCCAATCACTCCACATATTTGTCATTGTCTTTGGCAGCAATTAGGGTTTGATAAAGCAATAATAGATGCGCCTTGGCCAAGGGTAGATAAAAGTGCTCTAAAAACTGATGAAGTAGATTATGTTGTACAGGTTAATGGAAAGCTCAGAGCTCAATTTACTGCAAGTACTGATGCTACTGAAGAAGAGTTAATTGCTGCAGCTAAGGAACATGCTCACAACTTTATAGTAAACCATACCATTAAAAAGGCAATTATTGTCCCACATAGACAACTAATCAACTTGGTCATTGGTTAA
- a CDS encoding SPOR domain-containing protein — MKLIMDEKVKHRLVGLAVIISLGAIFAPALIKKSNQNPESNFSVNVKLPPKPLPPDVVITDEKEVFKTIKVAKAEIPPIPVEKQSKSLVKAESITTEEDDLSRTSKIAKLEAERENSIKSEPIKLAVNKAANATAKKVITLAAAKPPVKVSPVVTAKVNTNKKGGQVVAASKPVLKRDIYAVQLASFTQIANAQALVNRLRSKGYKANYLKSNSRSGVVYKVVVGHSPVKKDIIKLKTQLASAMQLNGFVVNTGVS; from the coding sequence ATGAAACTGATAATGGATGAGAAAGTTAAACATCGCTTGGTAGGCTTGGCCGTTATTATTTCATTGGGGGCGATTTTTGCTCCTGCATTAATAAAAAAATCTAACCAAAACCCTGAAAGTAATTTTAGTGTTAATGTGAAATTACCACCAAAGCCATTGCCTCCTGATGTAGTGATTACCGATGAAAAGGAAGTCTTTAAAACTATAAAAGTAGCGAAAGCAGAAATACCACCAATTCCTGTTGAAAAACAATCAAAAAGCTTGGTAAAAGCCGAATCCATCACCACTGAAGAAGATGACCTCAGCAGAACATCTAAAATCGCGAAACTTGAAGCGGAAAGAGAGAATTCAATTAAATCAGAGCCAATTAAATTAGCAGTAAATAAAGCGGCGAATGCTACGGCAAAGAAAGTGATAACGCTAGCCGCAGCAAAACCACCTGTAAAAGTATCCCCAGTTGTTACAGCAAAGGTTAATACTAACAAAAAGGGTGGCCAAGTTGTTGCTGCCAGCAAACCTGTGCTTAAACGAGATATTTATGCTGTTCAGTTGGCTTCATTTACGCAAATAGCCAATGCTCAGGCTTTAGTTAATCGATTACGCAGTAAAGGCTATAAGGCCAACTATCTTAAGTCTAATAGCAGGAGTGGGGTGGTTTATAAAGTAGTTGTTGGTCATTCACCTGTCAAAAAAGATATAATTAAACTAAAAACTCAATTAGCTAGCGCCATGCAGTTAAATGGCTTTGTTGTGAATACTGGAGTTAGTTAG